TCTTCAACACATCTACCAACCGGCGCGTCGTTGCCGCCTCGGTCTCGGCGCGCTCAGCGCGTCGCAGCGCTTCCTGCAGCTGCAACTGAGTCTGCGCCAGTTGATCGGCCGCCGCGCGCAGCTGAGCCACGGCGGCGTCTGCCTGCTGCTGCGCCCCGCCCAGTTCCGCGCGCAAGGCGCCGATCGCGTTGGCGTGCTGAACGGGGTCTCCTCGTTTTCAGTGCAATAAGTGACGGTACGAAAAGCTAGCACTGGCGCGGAGGTGGTGTTGGTAGATCGTTGATTTCATTGACTTTCCTGTTCACTTTCAAATCTGCGATTCGTGGCGTCAAACCGTGGTCGGTTTCATCCATTGGTGCCAGTTATCGATGCATTTGGCCGCGAAGGCAGGATTTGGTCAGCATAGCGGTCAACCGGGAAGCGAAACACACCCCGCAAGTTGATGCTCTCCAGCCTGGTGGGCGCAATCTTCCCGATCAGTTCCGGTGGAATGACCTGGCGGCGGTTCGACCAGCGATCCAGGACCGCCTGCATCTGTGAGGTATTCCACGCCATCACGATGTTGGCCATCAGGCTCAACGCATCGGCCACAGCCTGCATTTCATCGACACGTTTGGCCTGCGCCGGGCTGATCCGGCCGGTATAAATGGCGCGCTTGAGGGCGTTAACAGCCTCGCCCCGATTGAGCACCCGGCGCAACTCGTTCCTGAAAGCGTCCTTGACAAAGTAGTCAGCCAAAAACGCCGTACGCAGCAACCGCCCCAATTGCACGCCAGCCTCATAGATTGGATCGCCCTGGGCGGCAGAACCGAACCGCGCAAGAGCTGCCACCGCACTGGCATGTCCGCTCATGACCGAGGCTGCCAGGTGCACCAGACTATCCCAATGCTTTTCGATCAAAGCGACGTCGACATTGGCTTCGCACACCGCAGCGATTTCTGCGGGCACTTTGGTGCCGCGTGGCACAAAGAGGTGGCGCTGTTTGAGTTCCTTCAACCGCGGGCAAAGATCAAAACCAAGCAAACGGGCATGTGACATGGCAAAGTCGGTGTAGCCATGGGTATCCACAGCAAGCTGGCTGGTCTCCAGCTTTTCTTGGCGGATGACACCTTCAATGGCCACGCCCGCCTGGCGCTCATTGAGCACAAAGGGCTGCGCATGGAAGATGCCCCACCGGTCTTTTACATGGGAGTAGATTCCAATGGAAGGTGTGTTGCGCCGAGGATCAAGCCGGGCTTGCCACACCCGTTTGGTGGTCTCCATGCTCATCATGTCAGAAGATGCCAAATCGGACCGCCCCCAGGTGGCGGCAATCGGGTGTCGCTGCATGAATTCCAGCACAGCCTGGCAGGCCTGGCTCAGACGCCGTTCGTCCCGCGCCCAGCGCATGGCCTGGCGAATGCTGGTGGCAGACAATTGCGGAATCATGCGCGCGCATTCGACCGCAGTCAGACTGGTGCCGTGGGCCATGATGCCGGCATAGACCATCAGCAGCTCGTCGGTAGAGCGCGGCTCACGTCCGAGCATGATCCAGCTAAAGCGCACCTGGGCGTCAACGGCCAGAATCACTTCCGGCAATTGAACCTCACCGATGCGGTGATCCAAAGCCGCGCGCAGCTTGGTCACTTCTGGGTCTTCGTCCTCTGCGGGCAATGGCGACAAATGGAGTTCATCATCCACGCGCAGTACGCCACTGCGGGCTGCAGCGGCCACCGCATCGACACCGGCAGTTACTCTGGCCAGCAAAGGCTTCAAGAAAGTGGCAGCCTTGCTGGGTAACGATAGACGGGCATAGTGTTTCTTGGACTCTGCCTGCCAACGCTCGTCCGTGAAGAACAAGCGCGCACGACCCCGAAAGCTCAGGCTGTGCTCAATCCAGACCGAGCCATTGCGCACCGCGCGGCGCAGGGCAAACAGGGTGGCCACCTCCAACGCCTGAAACGCCCGTTCCCGGTCTGGGCTGGAGATCGAAACCTGCCAGATCATTCCCAGACTTGGTGCCACCACTTCAACTGGCAGCTTTCTGG
The sequence above is a segment of the Cupriavidus pauculus genome. Coding sequences within it:
- a CDS encoding Tn3-like element IS1071 family transposase encodes the protein MQGWHTTFLGMRGLPRDISDFEMKAFFTFDGAERDAINARRGDSHKLGLALHIGFLRMSGRLLGAFRVIPVALWRHLGNELGIAAPEVASLRAMYERGRTLFDHQQVACTVLGFQWMSEHQRRSLVRELRDEVARCADRDQLLVRARQWLYKNKLVIVHERAIRTLIAAALAQLEVETGTAIAASVDPATLDRWRASVSELRPDGQTQQSWLWAAPAKHSTRQISEVLERIDLLYTLDVHKHLADIPDLILRRYARRLVSRPPSAGAKIKEPARTVEVACFLRYCLFTTTDQLILMVQRRIADLWRQAAADVPATVNWAAMYKTLLGELVALSAQGAVPDAELRARLEALITETQKRKPPSRASLVREGLIDGIRPVRSLLVAIAKLPWQATGEHPAIEYLAKLQALYLKGSRKLPVEVVAPSLGMIWQVSISSPDRERAFQALEVATLFALRRAVRNGSVWIEHSLSFRGRARLFFTDERWQAESKKHYARLSLPSKAATFLKPLLARVTAGVDAVAAAARSGVLRVDDELHLSPLPAEDEDPEVTKLRAALDHRIGEVQLPEVILAVDAQVRFSWIMLGREPRSTDELLMVYAGIMAHGTSLTAVECARMIPQLSATSIRQAMRWARDERRLSQACQAVLEFMQRHPIAATWGRSDLASSDMMSMETTKRVWQARLDPRRNTPSIGIYSHVKDRWGIFHAQPFVLNERQAGVAIEGVIRQEKLETSQLAVDTHGYTDFAMSHARLLGFDLCPRLKELKQRHLFVPRGTKVPAEIAAVCEANVDVALIEKHWDSLVHLAASVMSGHASAVAALARFGSAAQGDPIYEAGVQLGRLLRTAFLADYFVKDAFRNELRRVLNRGEAVNALKRAIYTGRISPAQAKRVDEMQAVADALSLMANIVMAWNTSQMQAVLDRWSNRRQVIPPELIGKIAPTRLESINLRGVFRFPVDRYADQILPSRPNASITGTNG